The window AGTAATGTTAAGGATTCTGAGCTAGCTTGTTCTCCACTGCCTCTAAGCACCTGGCTGACAGGTGTACACCTCCACCACACTGGcacaaactgactgacagtTACTTACTCTTGTTGGACCAGCAAAGTCTGTGAATCGAGCACCCCGCTGTTCAGCCTTTTGactttctccacctctctctccagatcctctttgtgtttcttcttcaagGCCTCcatgactgaaacacaaacagaccaacGTTTGCACAACTTCGACATGATCTCCTGGTCATTTCCTGATTGGGGGAAATGCAGGGACACTCAGGGAGGTAAAAGAAATCAAGACCAACTGAGAAAACCTCAATATGAATCTAAAAAAAAGTTAcaattttaaccttttttctACACAGGATGTTTAGATACAACAGTTAATTTCAGGTGAAGTGTTGCATCAATATATGATGTAtattaaattacatttgttGAATTCACAGGCATTCAACACCCTaatatggaggaggaggatggtaGAAGAGTATAAACGCCCTGTTGGAAATGCTCAATGCAGTTCTTCTTCATCACATGAGCCAACAATTTAATGGCTCAGCTAAAGCTACATTTAGTGCTGTAACTTTTTGCCATATTCATTGTGGTCTTGATGTTCTTTTCAACCCCGTCTGGCCCGCTGACCTCGTGCGGTGTCCTGggtctcctccagcagcagccggTCCTTCTcggcctccagctccttcatctGGCGGTCgtgctgcctctgcagctcctccagcgcCTGCCGATGAGCACGCTCCATGGCTGCCAGGCTGCGGCCGCAGGGGGCCTCAGGGCCGCAGCCGCtcctcacacctcctccacctctccctcctcctcctcctctccctccttctagttgctccagctgctgcctcAGTGACGCCAcctgagaaaagacaaagacggAGGTAAAGCCCACTGAGTGACAGACGAGGGGGACAGAGGCCTATTGACTCATTATGGAGTTAGCAGGATTAGCATAGCAGGATACGAAGAAACAGGATGCCAGCTGTGAGGTATAATTTCATGGCTGTTGGCTCTCAAAGTTCAAATTATTTGAACTTAAACTCCGACCACTGCTGACCTTTCAAAGCCTGATTTGACTCGAGCTTAAGAAGAAGCCTAAACATGGAGGACACATTCAACTTTCATTACACTGTAATGACAGCATAAGtcaagaatacacacacagtttgtacaCAGGCTTCTCTTCTCTTAAATGAATTATCTAATGAAAGATCAGCATCTAGCAGAGCTCCCTGCCCAGCTTCGTAGTGCTGCTTTAGTGTCAGAGACTGCAATCAGGTTCAAACCAAAgacacacatcacagcacacagagaaaaaaaacagacaggggTTTCAGCAGTACGTCCCATATCACTATCTGTATCCTACTCCAGCtgataatctttttttttttttttttttttttttttttttaaccttctaCTGTATATCTTAgatgaaaaacactgctgaagaGGAGAGGCAAGTCAGAAAAATAGACACTTAAGTGTTAACAGgcggaaacaggaagtgtttacTTCATCTGCACAGATGAAGagttaatttgcattttattgaatTTGCAAATTGGAAAATCATCTCCACGCACTACCTCCCTCTGCAGCGCCTCATTGGCTGACTGGCTGGAAGACCGCGATCCTGCTGGCGGCAAAGAGCTCATCTCCTTTAACGGCATGCGTTCAATCTCAGCCCACTTTTTCTCTATTTCCTCCGCGGTGCGCAGCCTTTGGTTCGATCCCACACCGGTGCCCTTCCTGGACAGCACAGCCTCCCATTGGCTGCTCGTGTTCCTCTCTTCCTGCCACTGGCTGTGCTCCCTCCCCTGCCCCTCCCCTGCTTCTCTCTGACCGGCTGGGAGAGGGCTGGACGAGGCGGGAACGGGGGACAGCTCAACATAGTCAAACCTGCGCTGAGCGGGAGAGGCGGCGGTCGGAATGTCAGACTGAAAGTCGGTGTGACGCGATGACGGGCGACGGGACGACAGCACAAAGCGAGACTGAGAGTTTTCcttgtcactgctgctgtcaggtaaTCTAGAAGAGATTAGAGACAAATAATCAGAAATCAAGGCTAtcgaaataaaaaaataatgataaataaaGGTGTGATTTCTTCTGAAGCCTCAATATgagcactgaacacacagctgatggtgGTGAGTCATTAAGATTACAGAACATATACTCATACCCCCAGTAATTAACGACACTGATTCATCAGCATCAGCCAAAGCATACAGTCACTGAAACTCTTCAGGGCAAAGCTGCTGGTGCATGTGAGTAACAGAGCCTCTTATCTGAATGTATTCAGCCAAGGCTCAGCTGAAGCAAGACCTGAAATGAGCAGTTCAGACAGGCAGGCTGAGGCAACCAACCTTAAAatgagtgcaaaaaaaaaaaaaaaaaaaaaagcgactTCAAAAACAACTTGGTACTGCTTCTTATGGCAGGAAGTTGAACGTCAGAGCCTGGCAAGTGACAAATGCCCCACACAAGCTACCCAAGCCAAAGCGAAAAAGTCAAAATAGTTCAGAGGGTAATGCAAGAGGAGCTACTTTGAATATAGAAAAAAATACTTCTTCTATTTCAGCAACCTTTTGCAGATGCACCCGCAGCTACATCGTATAAACTTGAGTATTTGAGGAAGGTGTGAATTCTTAAATGGTAAAAGCTAAAAAGTTAATTAGTTCTGTACAGTGAAATTGTTAATTACTGTGTGAGGTCTGGAGAGCTGCTGGGCCGGACACTCTTCTTTAAAACCTCTATCCAATTCCGCCTGATCCCAGCTGTCATGGCGGACAGTGTGAACGCGGCCTCCCGCGTCTgcagaacaaaagagaaaacgGGTCAAGGAGACAAGAAGATGTGACAGAAGAGGTACaaagagagaggtggaagaGATACTGACAGAGATGTCATGATAACAGAGTATTAAGAAAATACTGTGTGGAACTTGAGAGTGGGTGTGGTTCACGCTGACAAGGGACGAATATAAAGATGAAATtcagacacatgcacagtctATGAGAGACAAACACTCACCTGTATCTGAAACCCATAATTCTTCTCCACGTCAAACTCAGACACCTTCACACATGATTTCAGATCAATCTCCCCATCCAAGTCATCTTTCTGTACAGAAAGCACAGGAGCAGGGTTGACTGTCATAATTCAGGTGCCCAACCAACTGTGTGTGGAATGAACATAAGGATAACTACAAAATTAAAACAACTTAAAAGACATACCTCCTCTGCACTGGAGTCTCTGTAGTACTTCAGTCCAGCAtcagtcaaaacaaaccaaTGCTTCTTCCACTGGAGAAACACAGCAGATATCAATTAGTCCAAGGCTTCAAATAAGACAAGCATGCAAAGAACACCACGACAACATCTGACACAGCAGCACTAAATACAGCTTTATCAAAGCCTGGTCAACACCACAGTGACACAGCAAGGCCTCATATTAAGCAGCAGAGGAACAGCGTGCGATGTGTGACGCGAGGAGCTCATCCACTCAAGCATATCATCCGAAGAGAGGAGACACCTGCTGAGCCTCAAGCTACGAGTCTATTACTGTGATAACGAGCACAGTGTGCCGCTATCGCCTTACACTCAACCTTTCTCATtaggaaggagggatggagggagcacGACATTCAGAATTACCGGTCCTTACCTCTCCGCTCTCGTCCAGTTTGGACATCCATCCCTTCTTGAAGTTCAGGAGGTCGGGCTGCGAGGGGAGGAGCACAGTGCAGTGTCAGCTTCAGCCAAACGCTTTgacagaaatgctgaaaatagGAAACCTGAGggaaggagctctgctgtccaTTTATTTATATAATCCTTCATGACAAACAAGTCTCAAAggataaaacagggaaaaaagaaGCAGTGACAGCAAACAGGATCAGGGAAAGAAgaataaagtgaaaaacaggTATGGAAGGGTGGGGCGTACTCAATGTAACTCTAGCTCTTTATGAGAAATCAGCAACCACACCACCACAGGTTTATTCTATTTTTGTGCATGAAGACAACAGACACAATGCTGCATGCTTATTTTGCCACAAAGGACGTGAGCAAGTTTCTGTTGTGGAGGAACTTGCTTTTCTTTAAGCGCATGTTGAGACCAGTAACATCGGTGCTGGCACGGTTATATTTGTACTTATATacctttttttaatattttatagGTCACATGAACATATTCTTATCACAAAATGATCTGCTGTCTTGAATAAGTTGTAACACTTTCTTGTATACATTTCAACCATTCAACAAAGCCCTGAGTTGTTAATATAGCGCCGACACAACATTTATGCCCCAGCGTGCTGCTGTGTTGCACTGCAGCGCAGcagataaatgaaaacaaagggCAACGcttgcacagaaaaacacatctgaggTGTGAGAACCAACAGGAAACCACAAGCACGCCTGTGAAGGATGAGGACAGAACATCTGACAGATCGAAAGATTAGGAGCCGGAGCAGCACATCCATTAGTGATGGGAGGGGTGATCTGGAAACCTCAGGAAATTTGCAGTGGGAACACAAGTGTCTAAAGTAACTCTGCTCTTCATAACTCAAcactgttgaaatattttgcatATCTCTTGCTGAAGCTACTCCTGCCACCCTTCAGTCCTGCCAGAAACAACAGGCTCGTTTTTGCCTTTGACACGAcggcaggaagaggaaaaccCCTGGTACCTGAAGACGTGGTGATCCCAGATTAAGATTAGGCAACTTTTTCCAGCGTGCACTCTTCACTCTGCTTATCTCTCTTCACGAGCGTGCACATTCCTCACTTTTAAATCTTTTTATGCAGACGTCATCTCGGCTCCCTCTGGCCTCGCatcacttttttctctctgtctgattcTCTGGCTAAATCAAGTTGttctgctccctctctgtttgtaCTCCTGCCTGTCCTGTCATCTCTAACCACCCcttttctgtatttatattCCCTTCCTGGCTTCAGTTGTGCTCCCCTACGCCACGGTACCACCCAGTTTTTCCTCTGTATAAACCAGCTCATCTGTGCCACTGATCTTCTTTAATCTAACAAATTTTAAGGTCTGGTGACTGCCAATAGACCGTGTTAAGGGAATAATGAAATTAGCAACACTGTGTGAAGAATATATCAGTGGATTACTAATATCTGACAAGCCTAAATTTCCTTTCAGCGTTGATAAATGATATGGCAATGTTTTAAATCACCAGGGACTTTTTAGGTATTGTcatgatgaaataataatggCTGCATCATCATGTGCCAGTTTAAACACAATAGGACACTTGTTTTAGAGGTTGAGATTAGGAGGATTAATGtttcattctgtctgtttccatTCCTCACCTCCAACTGAGTGTGCGAAGGTGAACGACTGGAGCGAGCTCTGTGTCAAAACCTCATCTGAAATGAATGCTGTCTGgtccacacacacccatcagCTGGTCAGGGAGCGGCCACAGGAGGGCACAGAGAAAAGGGCAGCGACTGTAATGAATGACCCtacagtgctgctgctcagatcaGTGACTTTGCTTCAAaggtcagagacagagggacGAGGGTCAAACAGCGGTGACAGTCTGAGACAACGTCCACTCTTCCAGCCTTCTGTTTCCCATCACAATAGAGGAGATCTGTCTTTGGGCCTATGACAGCATGCAGGGCTCTCCACTGGTTTCTGTTGAGTTACTCTCTGAATAGTATGAAGAGGGGTAATGACACATGTATGCACTCGTTGTGAGGACAGTTCCTCTAcctctggcttttttttttttttacacatactaaataaataaataaaataaaacaaatctgcaaGGTTTTCTTGACAAATGTGCAAACATGCGTCCCATCTGACGCATCCAGGACAAGCTAATGGCTTATGGCGCTTCCTGCTACTGTAAACAACTCGGGGTAAACAGATGGAGCTACACAACACCTGGAAACCAGTATGGATTTGTTAGACGTGTCACAGGAAGGGAAATGTGCAATTCTTAACTCAGCTGGGCCCATGGGAGTACAATAAAAATGAtagcacagtaaaaaaaaacgTGTGAGTTTTAAGCTAGCAGTACGGCGGACCTGAGCCCACTTCAGTGAGCGTTAACGTGGACACCCACCACTCAAACAAACCTGTAAAAGCTAGCTACGCAGCCCACATTAGCCTCTGtttaaaaaactgaacatttaaacCAAAGTGATATACTTAATGTTTACTTTCTGGGACTGGGTTCACTCAATATGTTCAGTATATATACATTTATGTGACATAACGTTATATTCAGGAAGGAGCGACAggcaggaaaaaacagaagtgCTTTCAAGGTGTAAACTTACCGTCATGATAACAGGATCCAGAAACggtgaaacagagacaaaagaaaagcaccGTCACCTCTGGCGAATAAAaacccttcttcctctcctctccacccttCAGCTTAGCTAAACCTCTCGGCCAAAATCCTTACTTTCTCGCAGGGCACCGACGTTACGCGAAATCAGAGAAACCCCCGCCATTCATACCCATGTTAACCTAATCAAGCGGACCGCCAGCGTCCACGGCAGGCTGTCTGACCAGGCTTAAGGGGAAAGTACACTCCTCCGACTAAACGCCGACAAACTTGGGGTTTAAAAGTAATAACTTCAAAACTTTCTGACAAGTCGTGGGCGCGTATCGACACACTTTGCCTCGGCTGTGTCTCTGCTCGcggctctctccctctcagccaCTTCCTGGGCGGATCCGCGAAGATCGTTTGAGAAAACAAGCCAACCCTGCCTAACCACACGATGCTGGCTCTGAAACCTGTGTTCGGGGACCTCCGGGGGCTGAGGGGGGTCCAGAAGGGTCCCCGGCAGCATGAGGAACAATATAGCTCCGATGAACTGCGCCCACAAGAGGTTATCGGGGGAGGAAAGCGTATAAATGTGAGCGTTCAATGTGAGGTCTCACTCCCTCCCACTCTCCGGGACCAAGCCTCTGGAAAATTTTGGGGgtccttcacaaagaaaagttTGGTCATCCCCAACTTTGCAAACACACCGACGACATTTGGTTGCTATATTATTCCTGCCTGAAAATCTTTCGGGCTTGCAAACAAAGTGgcacacccccccacccctccaaaATCCTCTCTTGGTAGCTATTGGTTTCAGTTCAGGAATTTCAACACATGCCCCAGCAGACCACAATTGACAAAGCTCAGTCAGTCTTATGAAATGCCTGTAGGGTGTAGGCGAAGTCTATAGACACACAAGAACCAACCCTTAAAAGTTAATTTTAAAAGAGTTGGAGATATTGTTGACACGCCAGCTGGTTAGGGTGTCAAGTACATAAAAGCTTTACGGTCATAGACAGGATCTGTGTGAAGGCTGGACAAGCTGCCAGCATATCTGGTAAATATTTAACAAAGATACCGCATACTGAAATGGGCTGAGCTGCAATAAAGCTTGGATGTGTGCTACAGGTTTACAGTGTTATTTTCACTACAGATATTAGCAATAAGAGCAAAATCAACTGTAACTATAACCCACATATATGTGGCTGTTTCCACACACATACGCATAGTGAGAGTTCACATATTCACTGTAAAGGGACTGGCTATATCACATACCTGCATTTGTTCTGATCTGTGCTGATTACCTTTCCAAGAAGTGCCCTCGTCTGCTGTGGGACTGCCAGACCTCTGGAAAGGAACAGCACGCAGTTATGAAGATAATGTCTGACTGAGTGCACATAGAAAACCCGGGAGTTCACATCCACAGGCTTATTCTAATCTGGTGTACGGTATGGGGAAGAGGTGGTTAAGCATTAACATATTATGCAGGTGAAAACAACAGAGCACAAGCTGCAATTCATTGGATTATATTGTGCAGGGGGGAAAGGTGCATAATGCACATACCACTGTGGGGTTTTAATGCTCAGttcccagcctctctctctgctccctgtcctgtaatgtaatgtaatattctCCCAGTGTTGTTTAGCTTTATCAAGGTTACTCTAATAAAACATGGTTTAAGACCACTAAATACAGAATGCGAGGaagtgaaaagaggaaaaaaaattcagCTTCATTAACTTTTTCATCCTTTAATAAAACTCTCCCGCTCCTCTGCCAGCATACCTGCAATGAGGTGGAGGAGTGAGCTCGAGAGAGATACCCACTGCCTCCATAGTGCCAGTCTCTCTCAGTGTCCCCTGTATCTTCCCACTCTCTGGAGGGATGCTTGCTCAGGGAGTGGCTGAAACAGCAGAACAGTTTATAAGTGTTTTGGTCTGATGGTGTGGAAGAACACTGCGAAATACCATGAAAATACATACATCTGTAACTATGTCAGTATAGTGTTAACCAATACAGTATTTGAATATTTTGCCAACACCACTCCTTTCATTCTCTGTGGTGTAATATGAGTCTGACCTGGCCGGTTTAAAGAGTTCCTGTCTCCGAGATGGCTGCTGGATCTGAAGCCGCCCCATGAGGCCTGGTCCCTCTCTCTGATGGATCATTTTGACCTTCGGCACGTCTGCCATCATGGCATACTCCTCCCTGTTGCGTCCTGTGGACCCCACCGACGGCTGGCCCGACTCTGAGGACTCCATGGAGCTCTGGGATGAGGTGTGCCTCCGCATTTGAATCTGAGGTGAAGGAGAGGGGCTCCGTGCACGTTGGGAGGGCCTCTTGTCATTATGGGATCGATCCTCATGGACATGTCTGCCAACCGCAGATCTGATACTGCCGGGGCTTCTGGGTGTTTCCAAGGTGACAAAAGCTGTTCTGTTGCCATTTGTGGTCTGTCGAGAGGGTGAAGCGGCACGAGATAACGAGGAGCTGCGGTGGGAATGAGCTGATTCCCGCCAGGAGAATGGAGAGCGACTGGAGTCGGATTTTAAGTCATGGcaagtgttttttctctgaaagGAATGGCTGGAATCTCCATTAGTGGCATTTCTGAGGATTGAGTAGCCTGGCGGGTCACTGTTGCCTTTTCTAGAGGGAGAGGAGTTGCGGCTGTTGTGATTTTTGCTGTTAAAGGAGCAGCTAGTTTCCGTTTTCCACAGTGAGCGCTGGTCAGGAGCATCATAGCTTTTCCTTGAAGGCAATGAACTGTGGCTACCATGACTTCTGACGGAGCTGTTTATTTCAGACTTGCGCAGCAGAGACTGAGAAGGAGAGTCACAGCTTCTCCTCGAAGGGGACGAGTTACGACTTTCACAAACACGGCCATGTAATGAGCCACCGGTGTCTGTTTTGCGAAGCTGATACTGAGTTGGGGTTTCATAGCCTCTCCTCCCAGGAGAGGAACCACGGCTGTCCCGACCTCGAATGCTACCAACAGTGCTCGATTCAGTCTTACGGAGCACAGGTTGGCTTGTGTCATAACCTCGTCTGGACGGACTCACGCTGGGGCTTTCATGTTCTTGATCATTCAGTCCATTCTTAGCTGATGGGTTACGTAGTAGTGCCTGGCTTTCAATGTCATAGCCTTCTCTAATGGGGGAGCCACAGCGTCCATGGTGACTGCGTC of the Chaetodon auriga isolate fChaAug3 chromosome 16, fChaAug3.hap1, whole genome shotgun sequence genome contains:
- the triobpb gene encoding TRIO and F-actin binding protein b isoform X1; amino-acid sequence: MTPDLLNFKKGWMSKLDESGEWKKHWFVLTDAGLKYYRDSSAEEKDDLDGEIDLKSCVKVSEFDVEKNYGFQIQTREAAFTLSAMTAGIRRNWIEVLKKSVRPSSSPDLTQLPDSSSDKENSQSRFVLSSRRPSSRHTDFQSDIPTAASPAQRRFDYVELSPVPASSSPLPAGQREAGEGQGREHSQWQEERNTSSQWEAVLSRKGTGVGSNQRLRTAEEIEKKWAEIERMPLKEMSSLPPAGSRSSSQSANEALQREVVASLRQQLEQLEGGRGGGGGRGGGGVRSGCGPEAPCGRSLAAMERAHRQALEELQRQHDRQMKELEAEKDRLLLEETQDTARVMEALKKKHKEDLEREVEKVKRLNSGVLDSQTLLVQQEAESQAIQRELAGLSERYSQKCLELNRAEQNNAEREREISRKERDMEQLRKENQDLKARLMEEIGRVQSTITDQRSDDNKDRTPCELEVLLRVKENEIEYLHKEISCLRNELQFLNTEKRLACERYTEILEELNGMKGRSEREIQSLKEHLRLAMAALHEGQKLGNSLDH
- the triobpb gene encoding TRIO and F-actin binding protein b isoform X2, translating into MTPDLLNFKKGWMSKLDESGEWKKHWFVLTDAGLKYYRDSSAEEKDDLDGEIDLKSCVKVSEFDVEKNYGFQIQTREAAFTLSAMTAGIRRNWIEVLKKSVRPSSSPDLTQLPDSSSDKENSQSRFVLSSRRPSSRHTDFQSDIPTAASPAQRRFDYVELSPVPASSSPLPAGQREAGEGQGREHSQWQEERNTSSQWEAVLSRKGTGVGSNQRLRTAEEIEKKWAEIERMPLKEMSSLPPAGSRSSSQSANEALQREVASLRQQLEQLEGGRGGGGGRGGGGVRSGCGPEAPCGRSLAAMERAHRQALEELQRQHDRQMKELEAEKDRLLLEETQDTARVMEALKKKHKEDLEREVEKVKRLNSGVLDSQTLLVQQEAESQAIQRELAGLSERYSQKCLELNRAEQNNAEREREISRKERDMEQLRKENQDLKARLMEEIGRVQSTITDQRSDDNKDRTPCELEVLLRVKENEIEYLHKEISCLRNELQFLNTEKRLACERYTEILEELNGMKGRSEREIQSLKEHLRLAMAALHEGQKLGNSLDH